One window of uncultured Methanoregula sp. genomic DNA carries:
- a CDS encoding prephenate dehydrogenase/arogenate dehydrogenase family protein — MKAGIIGGTGKMGRLFAWVFGQAGYEVLVSGRKTAITAADIAAQCDIVIVSVPIRETIRVIGEVAPLMKPGQLLCDFTSLKVKPVEAMLKSKADVIGLHPMFGPTVKTIRNQTIIVCPARAKEERVAALVAVFEAQGAVCTIATPEEHDRTVAVVQGLTHFVTLCVADTVRRLNVDLHKTGQFESPVYQIELSLVGRLLSQDPALYADILQQNPYVPEVLAACRSSAADLASIVEAKDPERFRAFFEKNSRHLGEYCEEGQKTTDMLIECMVNR, encoded by the coding sequence ATGAAGGCAGGTATTATCGGCGGCACCGGGAAGATGGGCCGGCTTTTTGCCTGGGTATTCGGCCAGGCCGGGTACGAGGTCCTGGTATCGGGAAGGAAGACGGCGATCACCGCTGCGGACATAGCAGCGCAGTGTGATATCGTGATTGTCTCGGTCCCGATCCGGGAAACGATCCGGGTCATCGGCGAGGTCGCCCCACTCATGAAGCCCGGCCAGCTCCTCTGCGACTTCACGTCACTCAAGGTGAAACCGGTCGAGGCGATGCTGAAATCAAAGGCTGACGTAATCGGCCTCCACCCGATGTTCGGGCCCACGGTAAAAACCATCCGGAACCAGACGATCATTGTATGCCCCGCACGGGCGAAAGAGGAACGGGTGGCAGCGCTCGTTGCCGTCTTCGAAGCCCAGGGAGCAGTCTGCACGATCGCAACACCGGAAGAACACGACCGGACGGTCGCCGTTGTCCAGGGGCTCACCCACTTCGTCACGCTCTGCGTTGCCGATACCGTGCGGAGGCTGAACGTCGACCTCCACAAGACCGGGCAGTTCGAGAGCCCCGTGTACCAGATCGAGCTCTCGCTCGTGGGCCGGCTCCTCTCGCAGGACCCGGCGCTCTATGCCGACATCCTCCAGCAGAACCCGTATGTTCCCGAAGTTCTCGCCGCGTGCCGGAGTTCTGCCGCAGACCTTGCATCAATTGTCGAAGCAAAAGATCCCGAACGCTTCCGGGCATTCTTCGAGAAGAACAGCCGCCATCTCGGCGAGTATTGCGAAGAGGGCCAGAAGACCACCGATATGCTGATCGAATGCATGGTGAACAGATGA
- a CDS encoding prephenate dehydratase domain-containing protein has product MNLITLGPEGTFSHQLALKIARETGETIRLVPTIAGIMTAVARGEGDGIVPMENSEAGSVGETLDGLTRFPLSITAEMYMPIHHNLASPDPLETIRVIYAHPQTHEQCSGKIEEWGVPVIHTSSNASSARESKKTPHAGAILSEVAASLYEIPVIVRNTENNPNNTTRFVRISTVPARDSHPEKCSVLIDPSTDRAGLLHDLLHVFAERGINLTRIESRPSKRGIGNYVFFLDYAWSEKTAEALAELRKITEIKELGCYRKVEVFP; this is encoded by the coding sequence ATGAACCTCATCACCCTCGGGCCTGAGGGAACATTCTCACACCAGCTCGCCCTGAAGATAGCGCGGGAGACCGGCGAGACCATCCGGCTCGTTCCTACCATTGCCGGGATCATGACCGCGGTGGCACGGGGCGAAGGCGACGGGATCGTTCCCATGGAGAACTCCGAAGCCGGCAGCGTGGGGGAGACCCTCGACGGCCTCACCCGGTTCCCGCTCTCGATCACGGCCGAGATGTACATGCCCATCCACCACAACCTGGCATCGCCTGACCCGCTCGAAACCATCCGGGTGATCTATGCCCACCCCCAGACCCACGAGCAGTGCAGCGGGAAGATCGAGGAGTGGGGCGTGCCGGTCATCCACACGAGCAGCAATGCATCGAGCGCACGCGAATCAAAAAAGACCCCCCATGCCGGCGCCATCCTTTCCGAAGTAGCGGCATCCCTGTACGAGATCCCCGTCATTGTCCGGAACACTGAGAACAACCCGAATAACACCACCCGCTTTGTCCGGATCTCGACCGTTCCTGCCCGGGACAGCCACCCGGAAAAATGCAGCGTGCTCATCGACCCGAGCACGGACCGGGCCGGCCTGCTCCACGATCTCCTCCATGTCTTTGCCGAACGGGGCATCAACCTGACCCGCATCGAGTCCCGGCCTTCCAAGCGGGGGATCGGGAACTATGTCTTTTTCCTCGATTACGCATGGTCGGAAAAGACTGCCGAAGCCCTGGCAGAACTCCGAAAGATAACAGAGATCAAGGAACTGGGCTGTTACCGCAAAGTGGAGGTCTTCCCATGA
- the aroA gene encoding 3-phosphoshikimate 1-carboxyvinyltransferase, with amino-acid sequence MIVTPPKTENVDLVMTAPPSKSYTHRALICGALGAGTTTVVNPLDAEDTRLTIAALKALGIPVTVTKNRVVIEGCDGVIPALGPVTLDLDNSGTSLRLLTSLALLARHPVTLTGSARMQERPIGPLAEALRSIGGSVRFQRTEGFPPLEVSGKLRGGRVEVDGSMSSQFISSILIAAPYAETGTMVVLPVFPASASYLDITLSVMNGFGARVVRNEYEWFAVDNSRHYKGRTYAVEGDYSSASYFFAIAAVCGGRVRVENLDPASVQGDRRFLEALGAMGCNVTGTGTTITVERSGDLDGITFDMSSSPDTVQTLCMVAAMAKTPTTITGISHLKFKESDRINGTADRLRALGGHVDVDDDSITIHPSPLHGGNVDPANDHRTAMSFAVLGMGIGGITITNAACVNKSFPGFWESLREVIP; translated from the coding sequence ATGATCGTCACGCCACCAAAAACAGAAAATGTGGATCTCGTGATGACCGCCCCGCCATCCAAGAGTTACACGCACCGGGCGCTCATCTGCGGTGCACTCGGGGCGGGCACGACAACGGTAGTCAACCCGCTCGATGCCGAAGACACCCGGCTTACGATTGCCGCTCTCAAAGCCCTCGGGATCCCGGTAACCGTAACCAAAAACCGGGTTGTCATTGAAGGATGCGACGGGGTTATTCCCGCACTAGGGCCCGTGACCCTTGACCTCGACAACTCCGGCACCAGCCTGCGCCTCCTTACCTCGCTGGCCCTGCTTGCCCGGCACCCGGTCACCCTCACCGGCAGCGCCCGTATGCAGGAGCGGCCCATAGGCCCGCTGGCCGAAGCCCTCCGGTCAATCGGCGGATCGGTCCGGTTCCAGAGAACGGAGGGATTCCCCCCGCTGGAAGTCAGCGGGAAACTCCGCGGGGGAAGAGTTGAAGTCGACGGCTCGATGAGCAGCCAGTTCATCTCATCTATCCTGATCGCTGCACCGTATGCGGAGACCGGGACGATGGTCGTTCTCCCCGTATTCCCGGCATCGGCCTCGTACCTCGACATCACACTCAGCGTGATGAACGGGTTCGGGGCCCGGGTTGTCCGGAACGAGTACGAGTGGTTTGCCGTGGACAACAGCCGGCACTACAAAGGACGGACGTATGCAGTCGAGGGAGACTACTCGTCCGCATCGTACTTCTTTGCCATAGCCGCGGTCTGCGGAGGCAGGGTCCGGGTGGAGAATCTCGACCCCGCATCGGTGCAGGGGGACCGCAGGTTCCTCGAAGCACTGGGCGCCATGGGGTGCAACGTCACCGGCACCGGCACAACCATAACGGTTGAGCGGTCCGGGGACCTGGACGGGATAACGTTCGACATGTCCTCCTCGCCCGATACAGTCCAGACGCTCTGCATGGTGGCAGCCATGGCAAAAACCCCGACAACCATCACGGGCATCAGTCATTTAAAGTTCAAGGAAAGCGACCGTATCAATGGTACAGCGGACCGGCTCCGGGCGCTGGGCGGGCATGTTGACGTGGACGATGACAGCATCACCATCCACCCGTCGCCCCTCCATGGCGGGAATGTCGATCCGGCAAACGATCACCGCACTGCCATGAGTTTTGCGGTGCTGGGAATGGGAATCGGGGGCATTACAATAACCAATGCAGCGTGCGTCAACAAATCCTTCCCGGGCTTCTGGGAGAGCCTGCGGGAGGTTATCCCGTGA